The window CCGGGTTCATGGCCACCAGCGCTTCGACCAGGTGAATCCGCTCGAGCGGCCCGTCGCCATCCCTCCAGAGGATGACGTTCTCCAGGACAGCCCGGAGCTCTCTGACATTGCCCTTCCAGGGACAGTGCTCCAAGGCTGCGAGAAATCCAGGATCCAGCTTGGGAACCGGAACACGGGCAGACTCGGCGATCTCGGAAACCAGCACCTGGGCGATGGTCTCGATGTCGCGTGTCCGAGAGCGAAGCGGAGGAAGCTGAACCGACGCACCGCGAATTCTGTAGAAGAGGTCCTCGCGGAACTCCCCGCCGCGGACCATCTCGGCCAGGTCGCGGTTCGTCGCTGCGACGACCCGTACGTTCACCTTGCGTGGGGTCGCGCCGCCGACGGGCCGGATCTCCCGGGTTTCGAGGGCCCGGAGGAGCTTGACCTGGACGGACATTGGCGAATCGCCGATCTCGTCCAGGAAGAGCGTGCCTCCGCTCGCGGCCTCGAAGAGGCCCGGGCGAGAGGCGACGGCTCCGGTGAAGGCTCCTCGGGTGTGGCCGAAGAGTTCGCTCTCGAGCAGGCCTTCCGAGAGCTCGGGCACGGATACGGAGACGAAGGGATCGCGCCCGCTCTCTTCGTGGATGGCCCGGGCCACCAGTTCCTTGCCCGTGCCGGTCTCACCGTGGATCAACACGGTCGTGCGCGTGGGAGCAAGCCGATGGATGGTGGCTCGTACGTGCCGCATGGCGGCCGAAGAGCCAATGAGGCGCTCGGCGCCGACCCGGGGTTCGTCGCGAGTGGCCGCGCTTCGCCGGCCCAGGGAATCTGCAATCGTGGGGAGGAGTTGGTCCGCAAATCGGAAGGGGAACTCCAGAAAGCGCACTGCCCCTTCGCGGCCTGCTTCGAACACCGCCTGGGCATCGGCTCCCGCGCTGTAGAGGACGAACGGCACCTCCAAGGTCTTCCGCACGGCTCGGAGCAACGAGAGCCCGTCCATCGGGCGCATCCGATAGTCACTGAGGATCAGATCTACCGGGCGACTGCGCAGGGCTTCGAGTGCTTCGCGGCCATCTGCAGTGGAGATGACGCTGAAACCGGAGGACTCCAGTGCTTCGCTCAGCTGCGAGCGCGTGCCCTCGTGATCTTCAACCAGAAGAATGGACGCGGCTGCTGTCATGGCCTTCCCTCGAGTGAAACTGCGGCAACTGAATGCAGAAGATGGTTCTACCTGGCTTCGAAACCACATCGATCGTGCCGGCGTGCTTCCGCACGATCTCACGGCACAGCGAGAGGCCGAGGCCGAATCCACTGGGCTCGAGACCCACGCCCGGATGGAAGATCTCCTCCAGCTGATCGGGCGGGATGCCTCGTCCCGCGTCTACGACTTCCAACCGAACCTGGCTGCCCCGCTGTTCGCCGCCCGCTTCCAGGGATGTGCGAACGAGGATGGTCTGCCCCGCGTCGGTTGCCTTGACCGCGTTGTCGAGCAAGTTTTCGATCACGGAGAGCAAGCGACTTGGATCGCCGAGCATGGGAAGCCGGACCAGCTCGTGATCAACCTCGTAGTTGCGGTCGGGGCAGCCAACCCGCGTCGCCTCGATCGCATCGTCGACCACGCACACCAGATCGATCCGCTGGAGATCGAGGCGGAGACCCGAGTGGAAGAGCAGCAGATCGAGTCGCCGGGACATCTCGCGGCTTGCGGCACGGATGCGGCGCAGGCCCGCGGAGAATTCAGGTGCCAGGGATGCGCTGAGTTCCTCCACGCGGTGGCGCACCTCTTCCGTGGGCTTGCGGAGCTCGTGGGCGACGCCACGTACGAATTCGGCATGGAGCCGCTGGGATTTGATCTCGGCGATCTCCGCGGCTTGGCGCTCGAC is drawn from bacterium and contains these coding sequences:
- a CDS encoding sigma-54-dependent Fis family transcriptional regulator, with product MTAAASILLVEDHEGTRSQLSEALESSGFSVISTADGREALEALRSRPVDLILSDYRMRPMDGLSLLRAVRKTLEVPFVLYSAGADAQAVFEAGREGAVRFLEFPFRFADQLLPTIADSLGRRSAATRDEPRVGAERLIGSSAAMRHVRATIHRLAPTRTTVLIHGETGTGKELVARAIHEESGRDPFVSVSVPELSEGLLESELFGHTRGAFTGAVASRPGLFEAASGGTLFLDEIGDSPMSVQVKLLRALETREIRPVGGATPRKVNVRVVAATNRDLAEMVRGGEFREDLFYRIRGASVQLPPLRSRTRDIETIAQVLVSEIAESARVPVPKLDPGFLAALEHCPWKGNVRELRAVLENVILWRDGDGPLERIHLVEALVAMNPDLSSEDQLLAQKILDAFRRHGWNQEAARRELGLTRGEWRSRFARLGLDAVRRRRR
- a CDS encoding HAMP domain-containing histidine kinase, encoding VERQAAEIAEIKSQRLHAEFVRGVAHELRKPTEEVRHRVEELSASLAPEFSAGLRRIRAASREMSRRLDLLLFHSGLRLDLQRIDLVCVVDDAIEATRVGCPDRNYEVDHELVRLPMLGDPSRLLSVIENLLDNAVKATDAGQTILVRTSLEAGGEQRGSQVRLEVVDAGRGIPPDQLEEIFHPGVGLEPSGFGLGLSLCREIVRKHAGTIDVVSKPGRTIFCIQLPQFHSREGHDSSRVHSSG